The following are encoded in a window of Methanobrevibacter ruminantium M1 genomic DNA:
- a CDS encoding TiaS agmantine-binding domain-containing protein, producing the protein MDYFYIGIDDTDSPDGMCTTFLASSILNEFERSNIKIIDYPRLIRLNPFARFKTRGNGGVSFKLDIDEDTDLAKEIVLGYVRELSMFDCDNTNPGVVFYEGEITEEMVDYAFKAIYSIITIEEAEEFANHIGAEIYKFKKGRGIIGSIAAISCPLEDYTYELLAYREPSRYGTLRNIDYDSVVRMDKETYPETFENIDGKYLAIEPKTPCPVLYGIRSNSPEVLEKAREMVIPNETIADSCIFKTNQHTDMHIQNADRISDMKQYSCYRIRGTVKERPHIIEGGHMFFTLYDDSGEIECGAYEPTKDFRKIVAKLREGDVIELYGGIGEQNTFNIEKFQVIKLNEFVYRNPVCGCGKRMSSAGRGKGFKCKSCGKRIESDEKVPEKIDRTLINGKFYETPVSARRHLSKPLIRMDLD; encoded by the coding sequence ATGGATTATTTTTACATAGGAATAGATGATACAGACTCTCCAGATGGAATGTGCACTACATTTTTAGCATCCTCCATTTTAAATGAGTTTGAGAGGAGCAATATTAAAATTATTGATTATCCTAGGCTTATTCGATTAAATCCTTTTGCAAGGTTTAAGACTCGTGGAAACGGCGGGGTCTCATTCAAGCTAGACATTGATGAGGATACTGATTTGGCAAAGGAGATTGTGCTAGGTTATGTAAGGGAGCTTTCCATGTTTGACTGTGACAACACAAACCCTGGAGTTGTCTTCTATGAGGGTGAAATCACTGAAGAGATGGTTGATTATGCATTTAAGGCAATTTATTCCATTATCACTATAGAGGAAGCCGAAGAATTTGCAAACCATATTGGGGCTGAAATTTATAAGTTCAAAAAGGGAAGGGGAATAATTGGCTCAATTGCAGCTATTTCCTGCCCTTTAGAGGATTACACCTATGAGCTTTTGGCGTATAGGGAACCTTCAAGATATGGGACTCTTAGAAACATTGATTATGATTCTGTTGTTAGAATGGATAAGGAAACTTACCCTGAAACCTTTGAAAATATCGATGGCAAGTATTTGGCCATAGAGCCTAAGACTCCATGTCCTGTTTTATATGGAATTAGATCAAACAGTCCTGAGGTATTGGAAAAGGCAAGGGAAATGGTCATTCCAAATGAAACCATTGCAGACAGTTGCATATTTAAGACAAATCAGCATACTGACATGCATATTCAAAATGCAGATAGGATAAGTGACATGAAGCAATATTCCTGCTATAGGATAAGGGGAACCGTCAAGGAAAGGCCACATATAATCGAAGGAGGCCATATGTTTTTCACTTTATATGATGATTCCGGCGAGATAGAGTGTGGAGCATACGAACCAACCAAGGACTTTAGAAAGATCGTTGCCAAATTAAGAGAAGGGGACGTTATTGAACTCTATGGGGGAATAGGCGAGCAAAATACATTTAATATAGAAAAATTCCAAGTCATTAAGCTAAATGAATTTGTATATAGAAACCCTGTTTGCGGATGTGGCAAAAGAATGAGCTCTGCTGGAAGAGGAAAGGGATTCAAGTGCAAAAGCTGTGGAAAACGTATAGAATCAGATGAAAAGGTGCCTGAAAAGATTGATAGAACTTTAATTAATGGCAAATTCTATGAAACTCCAGTCTCAGCAAGGAGACACTTGTCTAAACCGTTGATTCGTATGGATTTGGATTAG
- the fdhD gene encoding formate dehydrogenase accessory sulfurtransferase FdhD, protein MDYLKKIPAIRWKDGKYEEVEEKTVSDENIYFYIDLLPPRKFSTYPADLEDFGVGYCLGDGLVNSYDDILSIDIDGKHITIKTKFNHGADEDNKEADEEKPDVDADVLGYQSVMSDSAGGWRSELKKIEPIESDLVVNASEIIENMKRLTAKAEIWQATGSVHVAQLVYGDKFITREDVSRHVAVDKVIGAAAKAGFDLSKCYVTYSGRMPADMVIKMVRVGVPILVSNAAPAGSGYEVAVKGNITLVGFVRSNRFNVYASTSRIDLDK, encoded by the coding sequence ATGGACTATTTAAAGAAGATTCCCGCTATTCGTTGGAAAGATGGAAAATACGAAGAAGTGGAAGAGAAAACAGTTAGCGATGAGAATATCTATTTTTATATTGATTTATTGCCTCCTCGTAAGTTTTCCACATATCCTGCAGATTTGGAGGACTTTGGTGTAGGGTATTGCTTAGGTGATGGTCTGGTAAACTCATACGATGATATTCTAAGCATTGATATTGACGGCAAGCATATAACAATCAAAACCAAGTTCAATCATGGCGCAGATGAGGATAATAAGGAAGCAGATGAAGAAAAGCCAGATGTGGATGCTGATGTTTTAGGCTATCAAAGCGTAATGTCTGACAGTGCAGGAGGATGGAGAAGCGAGCTTAAAAAGATTGAGCCAATCGAATCCGATCTAGTTGTAAATGCAAGTGAAATAATAGAGAATATGAAAAGGCTTACAGCTAAAGCAGAGATTTGGCAAGCCACTGGAAGTGTTCATGTTGCCCAATTGGTTTATGGTGACAAATTCATTACTCGTGAGGATGTAAGCAGACACGTTGCTGTTGATAAGGTAATTGGTGCAGCAGCTAAGGCAGGATTTGACCTATCAAAGTGTTATGTGACTTATAGTGGCAGAATGCCTGCAGATATGGTTATAAAGATGGTTAGAGTAGGTGTTCCTATTTTGGTTTCCAATGCTGCTCCTGCAGGTTCCGGCTATGAGGTTGCAGTGAAAGGAAACATTACTTTAGTTGGCTTTGTGCGCAGCAATAGGTTTAATGTTTATGCTTCTACTAGTAGGATAGATTTGGATAAATAA
- a CDS encoding DUF3100 domain-containing protein encodes MAIGVKEIKITDTISILLLPLIYALVLGLALYLAKPIKFIGRKQSKVAEGAMVLFIGVLITKLAISSGQAIASIFQVGPALLLQQIGNLGTLIALPIALFFGFRREVIGMTSSICREPNLGVIIDKYGFKSPETRGVLAVFVIGSILGTPFISFLSSISASLIPMHPYAYAMASGVGSASMNAAALAPLMHMFPSMATDLEAFAGCSNLLSFCFGIYMCIFVSLPLAERMYKWLSPHIGHDKEETIDDEYAIEGVKHDKYASKEELSSGKIKRWATFLLIFSFTVAVGNYIGYHTSLLDSFIGMIIISLITILGMSLERIIPWNIQSIIYISLIGIIVAIPGMPTADFIVRYVSQIDLTTICTAFLAYVGIAIGNDWEEFKKIGWRGIIITLIVISGTYLCSAGIAHLTLVATGMV; translated from the coding sequence ATGGCTATCGGTGTAAAGGAGATTAAGATTACCGACACCATCAGTATCCTATTATTACCTTTGATTTATGCCTTGGTTTTAGGTTTAGCCCTTTATTTGGCAAAGCCTATTAAGTTTATAGGCAGAAAGCAATCTAAGGTAGCTGAAGGGGCTATGGTTCTATTTATTGGTGTATTAATTACCAAATTGGCTATTTCAAGCGGTCAAGCCATAGCCAGTATTTTCCAAGTGGGGCCTGCTCTTCTCTTGCAGCAGATAGGTAATTTAGGTACTCTTATAGCATTGCCTATAGCACTCTTTTTCGGCTTTAGAAGGGAAGTCATCGGTATGACAAGTTCCATTTGCCGTGAACCTAACTTAGGAGTCATTATCGACAAATACGGTTTTAAATCTCCAGAGACCCGCGGAGTATTGGCTGTTTTTGTTATCGGATCCATTTTAGGTACTCCATTCATCAGCTTCCTATCAAGCATAAGCGCTTCACTGATTCCTATGCACCCATATGCCTATGCAATGGCTTCAGGTGTGGGAAGCGCAAGTATGAATGCCGCTGCCCTTGCTCCTTTGATGCATATGTTTCCATCAATGGCTACTGATTTGGAGGCTTTTGCCGGATGCAGTAACCTTCTTTCATTCTGTTTCGGTATCTATATGTGTATATTTGTATCATTGCCTCTTGCAGAGCGTATGTATAAGTGGCTATCCCCTCATATAGGCCATGACAAAGAGGAAACAATTGACGATGAGTATGCAATCGAAGGGGTAAAGCATGATAAGTATGCATCTAAGGAAGAGTTAAGTTCAGGAAAGATTAAAAGATGGGCTACATTCCTTCTTATATTCTCATTCACCGTTGCTGTAGGAAATTATATAGGATATCACACTTCATTGCTGGATTCATTCATTGGAATGATCATTATTTCACTTATAACCATTCTGGGAATGTCTCTTGAAAGGATAATTCCTTGGAATATTCAATCAATCATTTATATAAGCCTGATTGGTATAATTGTGGCTATTCCAGGCATGCCAACTGCTGATTTCATTGTGCGTTATGTTTCTCAAATTGATCTGACCACAATATGTACTGCATTCCTGGCTTATGTAGGTATAGCTATAGGAAATGATTGGGAAGAGTTTAAAAAGATTGGTTGGAGAGGAATCATTATCACTCTAATTGTAATTTCTGGAACTTATTTATGTTCAGCAGGAATTGCTCATTTGACTTTAGTGGCTACTGGAATGGTATAA
- a CDS encoding heavy metal-binding domain-containing protein, protein MVKFEEFPISSANYIPGYKVVEEKGFVYGLTVRARGLGGDIGAGLKGILGGEIKQYVKMMEESREESIGRCIEHAKELGANAIISVRLDSDSISQNMQEVLAYGTAVVIEKE, encoded by the coding sequence ATGGTAAAATTTGAAGAATTCCCTATTTCCAGTGCAAATTATATTCCAGGTTATAAGGTAGTTGAAGAAAAAGGATTTGTATACGGTTTAACCGTACGTGCCCGTGGCCTTGGTGGAGACATTGGTGCAGGACTAAAAGGTATATTAGGTGGAGAAATTAAGCAATATGTTAAAATGATGGAAGAGTCCAGAGAAGAATCCATTGGCCGTTGCATTGAACATGCTAAGGAATTAGGTGCAAATGCAATCATTTCAGTTAGATTGGATTCAGACAGCATCTCCCAAAACATGCAAGAAGTTTTAGCATATGGAACTGCTGTTGTTATTGAAAAGGAATAA
- a CDS encoding Mov34/MPN/PAD-1 family protein — protein sequence MGFKDLISKLNEKNHFEKVCIDQTVIDSIIYYSKKSYPDEFLAMFDGFVKNEVLYISGLIFLGGERSHTSASFNDWLLPPDQKKWGTVHSHPGLNARPSGADLTTFSKYGSFHIILCEPYSLETMMAYDSYGNMRGFEVGNFVDGKDDEIYKDLEELRKEIEEEDGELTPSIFDLDQDLSFFDSEEVKTNKYSHELEDEFGNLALDNDGSNDFDSNNFSEDINSNNPNSNDFTSNRFYPSRNVSDEDLGSIDLNPQVIRIGGEKVNGQSPKLGIIIEFRDGKPILKSYTVDSQENEDSQEKEDSDK from the coding sequence ATGGGATTTAAAGATTTAATCTCAAAATTGAATGAAAAAAATCATTTTGAAAAGGTTTGCATAGATCAAACTGTAATTGATTCAATCATTTATTATTCAAAGAAATCATATCCTGATGAGTTTTTAGCCATGTTTGACGGTTTTGTTAAGAACGAAGTTCTTTATATCAGTGGCTTAATCTTTTTAGGAGGTGAACGTTCTCATACAAGCGCTAGCTTTAATGATTGGCTGCTTCCACCTGATCAAAAGAAATGGGGAACTGTACATTCACACCCTGGTTTAAATGCAAGGCCTTCTGGCGCTGATTTGACAACATTCTCAAAATATGGTTCTTTTCATATTATTCTTTGTGAGCCTTATTCTCTTGAAACTATGATGGCTTATGATTCTTATGGGAATATGAGAGGCTTTGAAGTTGGCAATTTTGTTGATGGTAAGGATGATGAAATCTATAAAGACCTTGAGGAATTAAGAAAAGAAATAGAAGAAGAGGACGGAGAGCTCACTCCATCTATATTTGACCTAGATCAAGACTTGTCCTTTTTTGATAGCGAAGAGGTAAAAACCAATAAGTATTCTCATGAATTAGAGGATGAATTTGGGAATTTAGCCTTAGATAATGATGGCTCTAATGATTTCGATTCAAATAATTTTTCTGAGGATATCAATTCAAATAATCCAAATTCAAATGACTTCACTTCAAACCGCTTTTATCCATCAAGAAATGTCTCAGATGAAGATTTAGGTTCTATTGACTTAAATCCGCAGGTTATTAGAATAGGTGGAGAAAAAGTAAATGGTCAAAGCCCTAAATTAGGCATTATCATTGAATTTAGGGACGGGAAACCTATTTTAAAAAGTTATACTGTGGATTCTCAAGAAAATGAAGATTCTCAAGAAAAAGAGGATTCTGATAAATAA
- the serA gene encoding phosphoglycerate dehydrogenase, whose translation MKALVADAINEKGIENLKEVCDVVVDTSITPEELLETIGEYDAILIRSRTKLPAEVIEKADNLKIIARAGVGVDNVDVNAATKKGIMVVNAPESTSITVAEHTMGLILSTIRKIAIADKSTKAGKWEKKAFMGMELRNKTLGVIGMGRIGSQVVNRCKAFEMDAIAYDPYLPPEVAKNMGVELYEDIEDVLTRADIITIHVPLTPETEHSISTEQFKMMKDTALIFNCARGGVIDEDALYEALVNGEILGAGLDVYEKEPATNNKLFELDNIVCTPHIAASTKEAQRDAAIIVANEVITLFKGGMPKNIINMPRMNNSEFEETNDYLELCEKLGSFITQATSSPINKLEITYKGEINKLPSKDLFTRTILQGILNPVTETAVNAVNATTVAKARGISITEAVSDDSEGYDTLIKVAAKTKEGQMSAEGTYLHEAKIIKVNGYWVDVKPEGNMFIAKYKDIPGSIGAIGTKFGEENINIGIMQVGRDSTGGEAIMILTLDERPSKEAVKKIKDLDNVSDATCLKL comes from the coding sequence ATGAAAGCATTAGTCGCAGATGCAATTAACGAAAAAGGAATAGAAAATTTAAAAGAAGTATGTGATGTTGTTGTAGATACTAGCATCACTCCTGAAGAATTACTAGAAACCATTGGAGAATATGACGCTATCCTCATTAGAAGCAGAACAAAATTGCCTGCTGAAGTAATAGAAAAGGCAGACAATCTTAAAATCATTGCAAGAGCAGGAGTAGGTGTAGACAATGTAGATGTAAATGCAGCTACCAAAAAAGGTATCATGGTTGTAAATGCACCTGAATCCACTTCAATCACTGTAGCTGAACACACAATGGGATTGATCTTAAGCACCATCCGTAAGATAGCAATCGCTGATAAATCCACTAAAGCTGGAAAATGGGAGAAAAAAGCATTTATGGGTATGGAACTTAGAAACAAGACTCTTGGTGTAATCGGTATGGGAAGAATCGGTTCTCAAGTGGTTAACAGATGCAAGGCATTTGAAATGGATGCAATTGCATACGACCCTTATTTACCTCCTGAAGTTGCTAAAAACATGGGAGTGGAATTATACGAAGACATTGAAGACGTATTAACCAGAGCAGACATAATTACCATCCACGTTCCACTCACTCCAGAAACCGAACACTCAATCTCCACAGAACAGTTCAAGATGATGAAAGACACCGCACTCATATTCAACTGTGCACGTGGCGGAGTCATTGATGAAGATGCATTATACGAAGCTTTAGTTAACGGAGAAATCCTTGGAGCAGGTTTAGACGTATATGAAAAGGAACCTGCAACCAACAATAAATTATTCGAATTGGACAATATCGTCTGTACCCCTCACATTGCAGCATCAACCAAAGAAGCTCAAAGGGATGCAGCAATCATTGTAGCAAATGAAGTAATCACCTTATTTAAAGGAGGCATGCCTAAAAACATCATAAATATGCCTCGCATGAACAACAGCGAATTTGAAGAAACCAATGATTACTTAGAACTCTGTGAAAAATTAGGAAGCTTTATCACCCAAGCTACAAGCAGCCCAATCAACAAATTGGAAATCACCTACAAAGGTGAAATCAACAAGCTCCCTAGCAAAGACCTATTCACTAGAACCATCTTGCAAGGAATTTTAAACCCTGTCACTGAAACTGCAGTGAATGCAGTAAACGCTACCACCGTTGCTAAAGCAAGAGGAATCAGCATTACAGAAGCAGTAAGTGATGACAGCGAAGGATATGACACCTTAATTAAAGTTGCAGCAAAAACCAAGGAAGGACAAATGTCTGCTGAAGGTACCTACCTCCACGAAGCTAAAATCATAAAGGTAAATGGATACTGGGTAGATGTAAAACCTGAAGGAAACATGTTCATTGCCAAATACAAAGACATTCCTGGAAGCATTGGTGCAATAGGAACTAAATTCGGTGAAGAAAACATTAACATTGGTATCATGCAAGTAGGAAGAGATTCAACTGGTGGAGAAGCCATCATGATTCTTACATTAGATGAAAGACCTTCTAAAGAAGCTGTTAAGAAAATCAAAGACTTAGACAATGTTAGTGATGCAACCTGTCTTAAATTATAG
- a CDS encoding transcriptional regulator, whose protein sequence is MAVTNRNQLIREVYQLLNKEGFETSNIYDQSCFDIVARKKLLILLLKILVNIDSINESHVEEIRQISNVFLASPIIVGLKSKNHILEEDVVYERHGLPAIGLQTLKNMIIYDEYPEILADRGGYYVQINGNVLKEYREEYNLSLKDLADLAHVSRATMYKYENGMVRANTETAMLLEEILNTKITLDIDLFEPYQEDIKLKADTSNLNQTQGTNAQNLAKLGFGVVSTNKSPFDALAKAEIATKKKDNPLIANLNVQDEQNTKTLKKMAISLKDLSLVTSSDPFFVLADDKIKDSIDGIPVIKSWEMKEFENSKEFLKLIKERRNN, encoded by the coding sequence ATGGCTGTAACTAATAGGAATCAATTAATAAGAGAAGTTTATCAATTGCTAAACAAGGAGGGCTTTGAAACATCCAATATATATGATCAAAGCTGCTTTGATATAGTTGCTCGAAAGAAACTGCTCATTCTACTTTTAAAAATCCTCGTAAATATTGATAGCATTAACGAATCTCACGTTGAAGAAATAAGGCAGATTTCCAATGTTTTCCTAGCAAGCCCAATCATAGTAGGGCTAAAATCCAAAAATCACATCCTTGAAGAGGATGTTGTCTATGAAAGGCATGGTCTTCCAGCCATTGGGCTTCAGACTCTTAAAAATATGATTATCTATGACGAATATCCGGAAATTCTAGCAGACCGTGGAGGATATTATGTTCAAATCAATGGAAATGTCCTAAAGGAATACAGAGAGGAATATAACCTATCATTAAAGGATTTGGCTGACCTTGCTCACGTTTCAAGGGCTACCATGTACAAATACGAAAATGGCATGGTGAGGGCAAATACAGAAACTGCAATGCTTCTTGAAGAGATTCTAAACACAAAGATCACTCTTGACATTGACCTTTTTGAGCCTTATCAAGAAGACATTAAGCTAAAGGCAGATACAAGCAATCTAAATCAGACACAAGGAACAAACGCTCAAAATCTTGCTAAATTAGGATTTGGTGTGGTTTCCACAAACAAGAGCCCATTTGATGCACTTGCAAAAGCTGAAATAGCTACCAAAAAGAAAGACAACCCTTTGATTGCAAATTTAAATGTTCAAGATGAGCAGAATACAAAGACATTGAAGAAAATGGCAATAAGCTTAAAGGATCTTTCCCTTGTAACCTCTTCAGATCCGTTCTTTGTCCTTGCAGACGATAAGATTAAGGATTCCATTGATGGAATTCCAGTAATAAAGTCTTGGGAGATGAAAGAATTTGAAAATTCCAAGGAGTTTTTAAAGTTGATTAAGGAAAGAAGAAATAATTGA